TGCCAAGATGATTTTTCACAAGATGGACCAGCAGAGTTCTTGAAGTCCCAGAAAATCATCCAACAATAATTTCTGTATCAGTCTGTTTAAAACTGGCTTTACGGCAATGATTGATTTTTAAGGTTAAATTCTGTATGGCTGCTCAGGGAAGGAAGCTATGCTGTTGATGCAAAGTCTGAACAAACTCGATTCTCCGGAAGAGAAACTGCAGGCCGTCATCAAGAAGCATGCCGAGCTGGTGAGTGGATAAAACAAAGGTGAagagagcaaaaaaagaaaatatatagtAGCTCTCATCAAAGCTATGGTTTGTTTCCAGGGAAAAGATATATTCACTATTAtaggcactgtgtgtgtgcttttgcagctaGAGGAGCATCGCAGTGATCAGAAGCAGATGAAAGTTCTCCAGAAGAAGCTTCTCCAAGTGATGAAGGAGAAGGACCAGCTGCAGAGCGAGCACAGCCGTGCAGTGCTGGCTCGCAGCAAACTGGAGGGGCTCTGCAGAGAGCTGCAAAGACATAACAAGACTTTAAAGGTAGCTCAATTCCAGACATCACTGCTTGAACAGTGTCTAATCAGAGATGCCGAAATCGCCATTTGTTGTTGAGCTATGGTGCCAGGTGGTCCCAGCATATTTTTTGCTCTACAGGATATGACATCAGCTGGCACTGAAAATCTGCCGCTATGTCAAAGCTCAAAGTTTGACCTATTCCACTGCCGCCCTCACAACTCCTGTTGTGAAGCCAAGTGTTGTTCAAAGCAGCAGAACTTTATTTTAAAGCGATAGTTCACTCCCTGATCAATCATGCATGTTTTTGCTTGCAGTGTAGCGCTTTTAGTCAAGATTGTTTTGGTGTGAGTTGCTCAGTTTGATGCTTTAGCAACTCACACCATTATAATAACCATAAGAACTGTGCAGACAACACTGCAGTTCAGTTGAAAGGGTTTGCATTCTCTCTTTTATAAGTTTAACATCATGGATGCTTCCTTTTGTACAGTGATACAGTTGCTCCATGAGCTTCCTGTATGGCTGCTAGCTGGAGCAATAGCAAATTATATAAGTCAGTGGTGGTGCACAAGACAAACAAAACGGTTGAGCATTTATATGCATCTTGCAGTACAGGTTTGAAAGCTAACACCCATGCCTGAATCGCAGGAGGAGACCCTGCAGAGGTGCAGAGAGGATGACCTAAAGAGGAAAGAGATCACCACCCATTTCCAGGGCACGCTCAGTGAGATTCAGGCCCAAATTGAGGAACACAGCAGCCGCAACACCAAACTGTGTCAGGAGAACAGCGCTCTTGCAGAAAAACTGAAGGGACTCATTTCACAATACGACCAGCGAGAGGCGGTATGGATCCTGCTACAGTGTGAACAGACACGGACACTCGCATAACATAACAGCAAAGCCAATTTGTACTCCCAGTCTACATGCATTATTAAAACTGGATAAACTGTACTTGTGTAAACCTTCTCACATCTGTGCCCATGAATTATTTGCAGATTTCTCCCAGGTCTTACATTTATTAGTTACACTATTTCAGTTTTATGTAGCCAAAGGCTCCCAGAGCGAGAAATGAAACAGCTTTCTCTGTGAAAACTACTCATAAATCCACCTGAATGTCTTCCAGAACCTGGAAAAGGTTTTCAAGCACAGAGACCTgaaagaaaagctgctggaAACCAAACTCACACAGGCAAACATGCTGCTGAAGGAGGCAGAGGAGAAGCATAAGCTGGAAAAAGACCATGTACGTTTTTTCGTTGTGCATTTTAATAAAAGATTTGTTGTAATAATCCCCTAATGCTCATTTTTCTTTACCATTTCaaaatcacacagctgctgaaaCAGGCAGCAGAATATAAACTGCAAGTGAAGGTCATGAAGGAGCAAGAGATCGGTATGAAAACCCAGGTATGGTATCAGGGCATCATGGGCAAAATTGGATCATTTTTCTACCTCCCTGGAGAAAAGTATAATGTTTTGTTACCATTCTTCCTCAGCTTGATATGTACTCCAAGAAGTTTGATGAATTCCAGGGCACGGTATCAAAGAGTAACAGTGTCTacagcagcttcaaacaggacATGGACAAAGTAAGTTTGGTTTTACAGAATATTTGAAGTCTGCTTCAGGAGATTAACTAAATTATTGAGTTTTTCTGCAAAAAGATGATGACAAAGAtgacaaaaatacaaatgagAGGAAAGAATCCCATGAGCTTTTCAGTGACACTTCAAAAACTAACAAACCTTATAATCCTACACTTGCTCAGTTGCAGCTATTTTTAGAAGATACTTTGATTGTCTGCAGcataacatgattttttttttttttgttgttgtggtgcAGATGgccaagaaaatgaaaaagctgGAGAAAGACTGCCAGTCATGGAAGACTCGCTTTGATGGCTGCAATAAGAATCTTATTGACATGGTGGCAGATGTAagaattttttgttgttgttttaagtcATTAATACCCTCATACATAGATATAGTTTTAAAGATATGACCCACCAGGGAAAAA
Above is a window of Oreochromis niloticus isolate F11D_XX linkage group LG19, O_niloticus_UMD_NMBU, whole genome shotgun sequence DNA encoding:
- the txlnbb gene encoding taxilin beta b — protein: MEACQENKPSPTGPEASPAEDHHIDLTEDLGQQLEDIISTYQAAEIPAEPEDTEEVTAVKEAETRKDQKMEKKMLKNLGKEAMLLMQSLNKLDSPEEKLQAVIKKHAELLEEHRSDQKQMKVLQKKLLQVMKEKDQLQSEHSRAVLARSKLEGLCRELQRHNKTLKEETLQRCREDDLKRKEITTHFQGTLSEIQAQIEEHSSRNTKLCQENSALAEKLKGLISQYDQREANLEKVFKHRDLKEKLLETKLTQANMLLKEAEEKHKLEKDHLLKQAAEYKLQVKVMKEQEIGMKTQLDMYSKKFDEFQGTVSKSNSVYSSFKQDMDKMAKKMKKLEKDCQSWKTRFDGCNKNLIDMVADKAIKEKEFELLTIKNQKLENLCRALQEERKSLYAKVHGAGSQPEDKSADPSEKGGSEKTPEDPNENQPIQNTAAPAPTGTPTLTSPLTAELAKLKAEQALLKEVASSFTISHIAPTETGTSQSHEPTEEPEENHIEQSEHQEVHEDGYQQTRDLEMESVD